attttgtacatgaaataatatattgcCATGATATCAgcatttttcattgttataataaaataatattgtccCACAATTGTTGATCTCTGACCGAATTAACAGCTACAAATACCGTTATTCTATCTCAATTCTGCTCCTACTCGATTGCGCCATTGTAAAtgtaattgatattttaatttttcccttcCAATTTGTCAATTCATTGCGTTTGTCAATACAAGCTGTAACATCCTCTCGTTGTATGGTTGGCAGAActtactgattgtgagagcTAAAAGCGTCACTTTGTTTTGAATCCGAATTATAAGATGGCGTAAGGATACAAGTTGTTTTCTaaattacaacaaaaaaaaaaaaaaaaccaaagaagAAGTGTCGTGTTGTGAAAGCCACTTGTGAGCGTTTAATGCGTTGTTAACTTTTACGGACAAACCGCAGATGTGAATCATACGACATTGTGATATCTGATATTGAACTGTGGCTTTCAACAATTCCGTTCAAATAACTTATCGTTGATGCCACAGCGTTCCTTGTTTCATGCGTGTTAATTTTCATATGTGTAATTGCGGACGTCTCATcggtgattatttttcaataaaattcgaataaccGTATTATGATATTTCCAGGTAAACTGCGTTAATCATGAAggtttttttcgtctttatGGTGGGTGTTATTGCCGTTAGCCAAGCAATTTCCTTCTTTGACCTTGTTCTCGAGGAGTGGGGCACTTTCAAGGTAACGTATACAAAAGTTAACATGATTTATCCCCTCGCAacttttgtgtgtgtgtgtgtgcgtgcgtgcgtgaaTATATGCAAACTTTTCATAGTTGTAACCTTTTCTTACTCTATCCTTTTTTGCCATATCTTTTGAGGCAATCTATGCGAACAGCTGATACTGCGCATTCAAAGTtgctataatatttttatcattaaacGACACTTTTGTTCTGTACCGTTTGTGTCAATGTAGATGTTTTTCTTCTGGCATAGTCGATATAGATCTGTGATTGGTTGCCATATTATTAcgataattgttattatgttCGTGGTGTGCGtttctaatgaaaaaaaattgatgttcaTTGAAGTTAAAGTTCATAATGTTAACATAAcgaaattttcctttttctatgCCTATTTTGGAATTATGATTATTAGAATTGcagtaatataaattatatcccTGCAAACTGGTTCTAAAGTTATGTAATATACAtggcgagttttttttttcttttacctccCAATAGAATTCAATGTAAACTTCCGTAAGCGTAAAACTCCCCAATTGACAAAAATTCctcattttgtcgaaatttattaCCTTTCTTCAGCAATGTTCATGACCACTTATGTTTTAACGTAATTACTTATCGTTGATTCGtagtttatatttatactatCATGATGGCGTTACTTTTTGAGTTAGTGAATAGGTAATCAATATATGTACTAAAATAACTGTAATCAACCACTAGGCCTATTTTTGAAAGTGGTGGACTAACagcaatgcaatttgaaacAATGGGAAACAACTtgttaaagaagaaaatttttttttaacatgtcACAAGTGTAATGTttagtagttttttttatatctcagGTGAATTGCCTTGTGTATCCGTCCCTAATTTCAAGCCATATCACTAGTACTTCACACATTTAACAAGAAGTCGATTCAAGAAACAATTGAACAATTATCTTGTTTTCACTTGTAATTGTTTAACCAACTTTGTAAtactttaattataatataaagtaGTACTCAtattaaaagaaattattggCCAATCTTTATTGTTCTAAGAAAGACTTCACTAAGGTGGTGGACGCTACTGAATGAAATTCTGATACCGAGAggtatacaaaaaattttgtgtgCTGCGCCAAGAGAAAcaacgaatgaaaaacaataaatattaagTTTATACCTGTAGTTTACCTTCGATTATTTATAACATTATCTATCCTCACTGTATTCTCAGTCACGATTATTACACAGCTGTCAACTTGTAacatcaataatatttttttacagctaACCCATAGGAAAAGGTATGAAAACAATGTAgaggaaaaattcagaatgaaAATCTTCATGGACAATAAGCACAAAGTTGCCAAACATAATGCCAAGTATGAAATGGGCCTTGTTTCGTACAAATTGGAACTTAACAAGTTTGGAGACCTGGTTAGTGCTTTGCTGAGATATCTTTTTAAATTATCTAGATGTATATTCTCTATAGATTGTACTACTTGTATATATCAAAATGCATATCTGTTTATAAAATAGCATTAtttgtatactatatataatcCATAACTGTACTCTTATAGCTTCATCACGAATTCGTTGATATGATGAATGGCTTTAACAAGTCTATCAAATCACTAAAGCAATCCAACATTCAGCGGCCAATTGGTGCCACTTTTATCCCACCTGCAAATGTTAAAATCCCGGAATCTTTTGACTGGAGGGAGGAGGGAGCTGTAACTGCTGTGAAgaatcaaaaacagtgtggtTCATGCTGGGCGTTCTCTACAGTAAGTTcccttttcataattttacattGAAATTATAGAAGATtggaataaacaaattttagtaACATGTATCGATACATGAGACCTTGATAGGTAAAAGATATATGATATAGTAATCAGAAAGGAGTTAAAATACTAAAAGCTAGTGAGACGATAAAGAATTAttgattaaatatttcattttcaactaaTAGCTTGATTATTAcgtgaaattgtttttctcgactaatgtttaatgtttaatattatttGCATTACAATTTACGGataaatttctgattttatCACCTGTTTATAggttgtttcttatttttttaaacatcaagctataattttaaataataaagtcTTACAGAAAACAAATGTATGGGAGTAATGTATTTTGAAGAGTGAAAGATGTCTACAGTTATTATAGTAACGAGTATATCAAATCTATTCATACAGACTGGTGCCTTGGAAGGTCAACACTTCAGAAAAACAGGAGTGCTAGTGTCTTTGAGTGAGCAGAATTTGGTCGATTGTTCTGGCAAATATGGTAACAATGGATGCAATGGTGGCCTGATGGACCAAGCCTTCCAGTACATCAAAGACAACAAGGGGATTGACACTGAGAAGAGTTACCCATATGAGGCACAAGATGATTCGTGCCggtaattataatgataatacttGCTATGATTAAAGTTCTCAAACTTtgaacatatatgtataactgcTTTGTGACATCTGCTGTAAGTTTATgctacaatattttcattcagagataattaattttttttctataaatcgATATTATATTGATGTTTACTAAGGTATTCCTCAAAATGGTTACTAATATGGATTGCAAAGATTTATCGATTGTAGTTAGACTGATTCAGGTATTTGTGAGTAttagttttttctattttcattacaaaGATCATAATTCTGGTTGTAACgtttatgaaaatatgaaaaaaggtCAATCGCTGTGATGCAGTTCTAATTACTATTactaacattttattttaatttattcagcCTTTTCGTTCCTGATGACAATTGTTAGTATTAATCTGGGAAAACTTGATAGACCTGCACCAATTTTATaccgtaaaataattttaatattcacaaAGAAAGTAATCTATTTATCATACTGTAAACAACTTATAccgagtttttcttttatatacatgtatgtatacatgtaactGGCCTgccaacaaaaaatttcaataacgaGATTTTTTCGGAGAACTAATATATTTACAAGTCCACTTTTCTATTACAGTTATAACCCTCGCAACAATGGAGCTACCGATGTTGGCTTTGTAGATGTTCCTCAGAGAGATGAAGAAAAGTTGAAGGTTGCTATTGCTACCATTGGGCCAGTTTCTGTTGCCATTGATGCTTCCCATGAAAGCTTCCAGTTATACTCTGAAGGTAATCAATTCTTCATAATTTCATGAAAGAAAATACtcgaattaattgaaattgacaCTGGTGAACACTTTTTCAAATACAGAGTCAATTGTATCTCTCATGGTCATCACTAATACCAAATTGCGAATTAGCTccacttcaatttttcattgaactcagtattgaaacatttttattctttcaggTGTTTATTACGAAGCTGATTGCTCCGAGAATAACCTGGACCATGGAGTTTTGGCTGTCGGTTATGGAACTGATGAAAATGGCATGGATTATTGGCTCGTCAAGAACAGTTGGGGTGGTGATTGGGGCGATCAAGGGTATATCAAGATGGCCCGAAATAAGAATAACCATTGTGGAATTGCTTCTACGGCAAGCTACCCTCTTGTTTAATTATGGCAGGCTAGAGTAATGAGATGATgttattgatgaaaaactagaaaagTAAATTGAAGATTTAGGTCTACAAAGTGAAATCCTGTGAATTATTTCGTGTGTTTCCAATCTAACACTTTCATGTGAACATGTATTACATTGCTACTGGAAAAGTGATCAATTGCCATAGCGTGTTACAGTTGTAGTTAGCCAGTTAATGTACTTTGCGTGGCAATGCAATATATGAGAACTATATTTACTTTCtggaattattattcaacagaTAACATCCATTTCATATGTGATTCTAACTGATAAAGTTTAGGTacctatttttgttttattattattaagcgatacatttcatattttatatactcgtaatttttaaataatttcaatatataaGTATTAAATTACAAccgtgaaaaatcaaatgcgaatagtaataaatatttcaatccaCGGACAGATCTTGCCAATCCGACGTTAAAAACTGATGACAtgaatgtaatattttatattttaaatgtTAATGAATATGGAGTACTTGAATACAATTTGGtagatttgatttttgttacttATTCCTTATACATAGATCACACTAATaacgtgaaatatttataagtaaaatttttatttatcatttaccACATTATCTAATTTTACGTTGtagaagaacaaacaaattcAGTAGaatattatacgaatataaATCAGACATCAATAATAAGTCGAAACTTAGATTTACTATATCTCTAATAAAAATCCATTGCTCAGTCTATGGGGTTCCCAAATTCGGGTCAATATTCGGAGAATCCGTAattaggaaaatatttttaattgcacaaatttaaattaatattcgACAGTGTTGTTACTTCTATGCCCAATGAATCTACCAATTCTGTCGACAACATGTGTTCCATTTGTTACAATTTAGAAGAGAGGTACAAATTTAGTTGCATTTAAAATCCAGTGTACGatgtgttgaatttttattcctattGATACAGCAACgttaatttcttgttttttttttgtaagcaGTAGGCAAAAATGGCGACAGAATAAAATGTGacacctatacatataacaacGAGTTAACGCCGTATGATTTGGTCTTACAATTTCAAACTATAATTATGTATCATGATTAATAGATTAGCCTGATTTTCCGTCTTTTCTCTATATCTTAACGTAATGGCACACGTTATTCCATAATTTCATGACTCATAGAATggactaaaaaattttctggctGTTGTACAAGTCATAGAACTAAGTAACTTCATTGAAGTCGTCAGTGAATACATCGTGGCAGAGAAGGGATATAACATACTCAAAAGTAAATAGTTTCCAGTACATTATTTGTGCGATTCATTACTTTTCAATTATCACTGAATTGATTCAAATTATGTAGTGAAGTAATTCGGACTTTCTTCAACTAACAAACTCCGAAACTAcctattcaatttcaacaggggttgaataaatttcatgatACAAAGATGTTCCTTAAATAAGATATCTAATAGTAAAGGGTTATTCACACTAGTCTCAAGATTGTAATTGCAATATTACACATAATATTGCATAAAGTACAtataaaattgcaataatGTACATGGTAATTCATAAATTCAACAGTGTAACAACTTGTGTACTACTAATGATGAACCACGATCAAGCTAATTATTACTATACACTCAAGTATACTCACATTTTAGGCTTTTGAATCTTCACAGTCATTACGTGTTTTATAAACTATTCGGAAGCTGTCTGAATAGCTGGTTTTAGTACTTTTGCTCCGATGAGTACAGAGAGCTCGAATTTTCACCATGCATACTTTATCAATTGCAAGTAACTGCATGGAACAAATCGAACTAATACGGTACAATTATCGAACGCTATGTATCGAAGGATTATCAAAGAGTGAACTAGAGTGTGAATCACTGGGTCTGTTATCTATTCAACAAATTACTGTTCTATAACTCAAAGTTgctcaattttattttgctatctaaaataaaatttatttacacaataACTTTAATTGGGTATCTGATTTGGACTTTCTTTCAGTCTATATCCTGTGATTACAGGATGAGTCCGTACATATTCAGTGAAGAAGAGGAGCTTACTTGATCAATAGGCGCCACTTCACAGCTAATCGGTTGAGTGATTAGGCAAACTACATTGAAGCGACGTACATCAATATTGATATCGTCGTAAATAAGGAGCTTTTACACATTCATTGATGCAAACTTCCATCTTAGATCTATGTGATAGTTGGCTACTCTGATAATTAAGTAATGATACAAACTAGTAACACTGAACGATATTGAATCTGTTGtcaaattttactttctttaGATGCCAATTGGTTTCTCAAAATACTTCCGACTAAACTTTTGTATTGAACAAGACTCTCATTGCCAGTTTGAGCAGCATCTGAACACTTGTAGTTGTCGTTGACAATGTTTGTATTTTCATATACAATGCCAACACTGAACcgttaaataattttgttatttgtttatttttttatttttttaaaattaatttttcatcaaaacttCACTCTGATATCAATATTGGCGTTGCTTCAATGTGGTCTGTCTCTACAGCATCCATTGATCAACTAAGCTCCACAGATTCCTGGAGTTTGACTGACTCACCTTACATTTGTGTAAATGTGAATTCGACCAAATAATGAAGTTCATAGTAAATTAAAATACTGTAGTTATATTCATAAGCTCGGTTATTTAAAACACAGGTTCGAAACTGGATCAgcgatttaaagaaaaatttatttttgaaattttattctgtgCTACCTCAGTCGACAATTCGACTACTTTGTAGTTTTTGACAAGGGTAGCACAGAAGGTAGAACCCGTTGCATGGGCGCATACAAGGATTTCTTGACTTGTGTGAGtttagaaataaaagaagaaataccTATTTTATGCGCACTTGCGACGAAAATAACTATTATGAAGTGATTATATTTCCTCGAAATGATGCTTGCAGGCTGTAGGATCAAAAGCTAATGATGAACTCAACCTACACGTTAGTCTTTTTTCTTAGGCTTCTTAGGATTACGTGAACGTGATTTAGCTTTACATAAAGGACAAATCGGTGCATTTCGATGAATTTGTTGATGACAGGACAGACACGATTTCATTGGTGGAGGTTGTTgcctgaaaagaaaaatttaagaaaattagaaatattgcTACAAAATACAGAACAGAGcactattataattttttttcaatacaaataATATTGCTACAACAAACattacaaattcaaaaaaattaacaatgccTTAAACTTTGTGACGTGAAAATTTACGTACACACCCACAAGGCATCTCAAAAATCTATTGGTATTCTTTGCAAGTCATGTTTTACTTTGCTAATTCAATGATCCAAAGGCATTTtgttaaagtaaaaatttattatacaatgaACCGTCTTATATAATATTGCCCCATTCTGTATACTACTGTTGAATATGTAATGCGAAAGTGAAGATATACCAGTGGTACCTGAATGTTGGAGCTGGGGGCCCAGGGGCTGGAGGCAAAGGCCTAGGCTCTGGTTTACTAGGACCCTGCAGTGGTTGTGGAGCTAAAAACGGAGTTGGACCTCCTTGGTGGCTGGGATGGGGGTGTAAGCTCAACGGAGGCATCAAATCATCACCCCTCACCTCAACTCGCCACTCTGCCTTTTGCAGGGGGCGGTCAAAATAGCTACGAGCAAACCGTCTacacaattataattattattcattattcttcATTATTCCATACTTAACATACATTAATCCATTTTGCAgatcaataaattgatttatCTTCCGTATTCTCAAATCATGATCGTGCAACTCACTTTGCATATGGTTGAGTTACAAATTGTCAATCTGAGTTGAGAAATGTagattacaaaataaatttacaaaactatTCCGGATCGCATCAAGTAATTTAACAGTTAGAAATCTGCTTACTCAGGTGAAATAAGATCTGATTCCGTTTCATAGAGCTCTGGTAGTCTCTCAAGTCCCAAGTATTCTCTACGCATTCTATCGATGTCGTGCTTTAGCGGTTGGTAGTCATTGTTATGGATTAATTTTGCTGTTTCTCTAGCTCTGTTGCGAGCATCTTCAGCTTGCTTTATAACTGTTTCCATCTAAAGAACGAAAGATATTATCCATTTAATCATTTGGAtcatctttttaaaaacttaagaccatcaaatcggagactgAAGCAAAATAAGACAACCATTGAATTAGATCTGATtttagaaaacacataaacGGATATTAGCTTCAACCacaagtgaaaaatgatttaaacATGTCACTCGAATTGCTACAACTGTTATTTTTCCCAGGGTTGCcatattgtttcaaatttctaagCTTTCTGTGTGATCAGAAATATTCTACTATAAGTATAAATACGTTAGTTAATCAAATAATATTGCGTTTGTTGTGAACTATCCAGTTAATTTGCAGAAATTGCAGAAAGAAACATtgcagaaatgaaaataatgtgaacacatataaaaatgttgtttttatCTGTGGCCGTTCAAAtatcattgatttttcaacagaaTAAACTAATAGAATCGATTTcaatgtaaaaatgaattttttaccgcGTTGATGTCGGCATGAATTTGTCGGAGTTCTTCGACGTGTGCCATCTTTTCTTGCATTAAGAGCTCCATTTCCTGCTTATATTCTGTCAAGCACTTTTCCTCCTGTTCTGTCTGCTCCACCTCTTGAATGATTCTttgcttcattttttcaagttgCAGTGTTTTTGACCTGAGAATTCCGCATGCAATTACAAAATACATCAGTACCTTTAAATTTGGTTTGAATTAGATGTAAGAATAAAATGTATCAAATAATTCCCAACAGAAACTGAGCATAGTGTAAATGATTAGTGAACATATTACAACCAATATTTTTCTGAGACGGATATATGCTGATAATTATCATCTGatgtgtaatttttataaaattcaatcacaaaaaattgcagcattttaatgtaaagaatttatttataaacaatgaCATAGTCGTGTATAATGgagcattttttaaatcagaacGTGAAGTTGGTGTTAATGTTAACAGTGGATATTGATTGGTTGTTGCGGAATGACGTATTTTATCAGTTTATAAATAAAGTGAATATTAGGGCGGTTTAATGTAGTACGAAAAATAAGCAATAATGCATTTACTGAATGacaattcatgattttttcgaACTAGTGACCGTACTTGTCATCTTTTTAGGCATCCATTTCTGATATTCAGATTCGTGCAATAAACGCAAAATAATAAGTGTTGTTTCCCGTGCATCTTGTACAAACCTAATATCCTTGAGTGCTTCTAGTTTAGCAAAAATGACCGTGCTATCCGGCGACGACATTTTTCAGGATCCGTTGCTAAAATTTCACTACTTATATCACATAAAttcatacaaaatttcaacgagCATCCCCTGTTTATTGCCAATAAACTCGTCCCTTTCCTTTGCGCTTCTTTCAGAGCACAAGAAAGTTTGGAAAGTTatggaaatttacagagaattTTAGTGATGCCTCTGCTTAGCTTTGCGTTGTtagttcagaaatttttcaaagagcGCGCTACTATATACTTACACTCTGTAGAACACCCTGAATCCTGACTTGGCGCCACCTAGGTATGATGTTGGCTCATTATTGCGCGGGACGCAGCCCCAGAGCAAAGCCATCAGAGGGAGTCTGAAAATGCCCTGGAGCTGCCTGAAGCACTAGAAACGACGTGTGCTGAACTTAGAGCATATactgtatatgctctaaggtGTTGAAGAGATAATCAGCCACACAGGCGCTTGATTCATCGGGGCCTGGTGTGAATGAACGTGATGAACGTCAATACGGCCTGTGGGCAAAACTGTGAGCATTGACGGGGGAATTTAAAGATGGTTACCTCTGACCGAATTTTTATGCAGGTAAGTGGGCCTTGGCCATGCGAGTGCCGCCCATACGATGAAttatggaacaacggaacgaaataaacaaaagttACTAGATTCCGAATTTCGTTGATATAGCATTCTGCCGCATGTTCACGTAATGGTCTAATATTCAGTGCGGCGGCAGATGAACAGATTTGCGGCAAATGAAATGTATGTCtggcgtaaaaaaatatgtgtaattCTGATTAACCCGAGCCCATTAACACCATACACGTTCCGATTAGCGTGCAATAATGACTATTTCTCTGGTTATCGTAGGTATTCACCACGGCGGTATTTTAACATATCAACTAATGCATCAATCCAGGTTATATACGAATCACATTGTAGTTTACGCTGTACAGCATGCGACAATCAAGCCCAATTTTGCCGTGAATTCGGCCTACGCTGCAGCAGCATGCAACAATGCATGCAATGCATGCAAAGTACTATCGAACCATAGAGTATAAGAATGGAGTAGGggagcttcttcttcttcttcttccttctggCTATACCCCATATGAGGATGTGCCAAAGTAGGGGAGCTATAGGCCTTTCTGCAAGCGGAGTGTCTCCCTGCTAGAAAGCGAAGGAAGATGAAAGGTGGTTACCCTTCTCTCTCTAATGACGTTGCTAGAGCGAAAAAGGTAGCAGTCCTACATTCTCTCTGATTCTATAGGCCGGACACTTTCAATCGCCTTACCCGCCTTACCTGGCCTTACCTACTCAAAGCTGCAAGGCACAAACCATGTCAGTTTCATCCACAATATGAGGGGCTGTACTTAAATTACGTAACAGAATTAGGAGGACTTGTTTACCCCTATCACCCCTTATGTTACagacataaaataataaactccACCTCCGAAATTGATCATTCCTCGAGACAACAGGCTAGGAGCAGCGTATAGAATTTTGATGTCACATCTATAATTTTGAGCATACGCAGTTCCTTAATTACTTATTCGTGTTGCAACCACCTGTAGCTGCAACATCGATTGTCAATGTTTGTGATTTGTTTTGTTTCGGCTACTCAATTGTACTCGAAGGCCGctagtataatatacatatatatacatatatcagtgCAGTGACACTTCGCTATGTATTATCTACTGCTTGTGTGACAATAAGAACGACCGTATACGCGTCGGTAATCGATATGTGCTTACTATTCAGTTACGTTGAAGATTAGCTTCGAAACCTActtgcttttctttttacgtAAAATTCTGGTGTTTCAATGAAatatgtttgaaatattttctcggaTGTCTTCATGGCGTTATGTTTGGTTATCCCCTCCCGTCTGGTTTGCGGAAGAGAATGTGCCTTGAATTATTCCGACGGAATCCGACGCGTGTGCTGCAAAAGTGTATACAGATGGTGGGGGATAACACGGAGCAGCATGTTTAGTCAACGACAGTTATGAATCGTTACGTATAGTTTAATTGCGAACGGAAGTATTAACAAGCGTTAGCTATAATAAAATGCCTGATACGATAGAGGACAAGATTAGGCTAGTGCTAAATGGACAAAGTGTAAATGACAACGATGATCTGTGCGACTTTACTCTTGCTGAACAAAATGAGTCAATAGGTAAGGATGCGAAGAATTTATACAGAACATGTTTCAAGAATCTAACTAGCAATCGGAAAAGCGTGCCACTAGAGGTCATTCACCTGGTTTCGTTCGTTCAATTTATCctataaaaatgttgaagcCATGCAAACTCTatctgtaattaaaaattttatttcgtgtAATAGCACTTCTGAAATCGTAGGTCCCTGAATGACCAGAATGACCAGAATTGCAGAAAAGCGAATTTTGCAAGTTTTAGGATTATCCTTTATTAATTGCACCACTAAGTAGTGCCTAGTTTTTAACATAATATTATTGGTGCAATTACAGATATCCGCAATGGACAAATACTTGTTTTGAGTGTATTTCAACAGAGGTGCTATTTACTCTTTAAATCAGCTTTACACCCTACATTGAAATTAGTTAGAAATAGCtcgaaataagaaataaatcacAGTATGTTGCAAATGAAAGCACTTGAATTCAGCTGAAATCAGCTGCAATTCTGTAAGATCATCCGAAATCATCAAACATCTTGTCAAAATCATCTCGATATTACACTGAGATCGTTCGAATGCATccaaaaagatttcaaaattgctTTGAAATCATTAGATTCATACCGAGATCTTTGAAATCGTAAGACGCATGAGTCCTGCAGTTACAATAAACACCTACCCAAAtgtattgaattttcattttttagagCGCTTCATACAGGGTGGTATGTATAGTCATCCCAGGCAAATATCTCAGAAATGCTAAGAGATGCAAGACAAAGTTTTATACAAAATCCGAAATCTTTAAAAaggaaaagtgattttttttcatcttcacaATCAATGGTGTGAAATAgcatgaaattttatcaaatcctATTAAATTACATTTGAGATATGTGAATTTGTGTGAAATTCATTGTGCACACACTGAGATTGCATGAAAATCACCATACTCATCACGAAATCGTTCCGAAATCAATATAAAATCATgtcaaaatatatatgtataataaaataaaatcaattcgaaatcCTGCAAAGACATATGTAATTACATAAAATCATATGAAGTGCGAGAAATCACATGtagtattttttaatcaattgaaatcgtttgaaatcacttgaaatcatCTGGAATCACACAAAATTACTTGTACACTCGAAGCCTTAGTGAAAAGCCTCTCGACCTTGACTCATATAATACTTTCATTCACAGAAGCCAAAGGAATTCAACCCACTGCAAGCTCTGACTATGTTCCAATTTGTCAAAAAACTGTGACATATGTAGTCGCAGCAGTACTAATTAATGATAACGATGAGGTATTGATGA
The genomic region above belongs to Diprion similis isolate iyDipSimi1 chromosome 8, iyDipSimi1.1, whole genome shotgun sequence and contains:
- the LOC124409422 gene encoding zinc finger C4H2 domain-containing protein isoform X3, which translates into the protein MSSPDSTVIFAKLEALKDIRSKTLQLEKMKQRIIQEVEQTEQEEKCLTEYKQEMELLMQEKMAHVEELRQIHADINAMETVIKQAEDARNRARETAKLIHNNDYQPLKHDIDRMRREYLGLERLPELYETESDLISPDYFDRPLQKAEWRVEVRGDDLMPPLSLHPHPSHQGGPTPFLAPQPLQGPSKPEPRPLPPAPGPPAPTFRYHWQQPPPMKSCLSCHQQIHRNAPICPLCKAKSRSRNPKKPKKKD
- the LOC124409422 gene encoding zinc finger C4H2 domain-containing protein isoform X2, which gives rise to MSSPDSTVIFAKLEALKDIRSKTLQLEKMKQRIIQEVEQTEQEEKCLTEYKQEMELLMQEKMAHVEELRQIHADINAMETVIKQAEDARNRARETAKLIHNNDYQPLKHDIDRMRREYLGLERLPELYETESDLISPERFARSYFDRPLQKAEWRVEVRGDDLMPPLSLHPHPSHQGGPTPFLAPQPLQGPSKPEPRPLPPAPGPPAPTFRQQPPPMKSCLSCHQQIHRNAPICPLCKAKSRSRNPKKPKKKD
- the LOC124409420 gene encoding cathepsin L, which gives rise to MKVFFVFMVGVIAVSQAISFFDLVLEEWGTFKLTHRKRYENNVEEKFRMKIFMDNKHKVAKHNAKYEMGLVSYKLELNKFGDLLHHEFVDMMNGFNKSIKSLKQSNIQRPIGATFIPPANVKIPESFDWREEGAVTAVKNQKQCGSCWAFSTTGALEGQHFRKTGVLVSLSEQNLVDCSGKYGNNGCNGGLMDQAFQYIKDNKGIDTEKSYPYEAQDDSCRYNPRNNGATDVGFVDVPQRDEEKLKVAIATIGPVSVAIDASHESFQLYSEGVYYEADCSENNLDHGVLAVGYGTDENGMDYWLVKNSWGGDWGDQGYIKMARNKNNHCGIASTASYPLV
- the LOC124409422 gene encoding zinc finger C4H2 domain-containing protein isoform X1, which encodes MSSPDSTVIFAKLEALKDIRSKTLQLEKMKQRIIQEVEQTEQEEKCLTEYKQEMELLMQEKMAHVEELRQIHADINAMETVIKQAEDARNRARETAKLIHNNDYQPLKHDIDRMRREYLGLERLPELYETESDLISPERFARSYFDRPLQKAEWRVEVRGDDLMPPLSLHPHPSHQGGPTPFLAPQPLQGPSKPEPRPLPPAPGPPAPTFRYHWQQPPPMKSCLSCHQQIHRNAPICPLCKAKSRSRNPKKPKKKD